Proteins encoded by one window of Serratia nevei:
- the ghoS gene encoding type V toxin-antitoxin system endoribonuclease antitoxin GhoS, protein MSQSATSCFVVTFRYQEEGLTDLAKLTGQLTREGFVTSVTDENGVHHELGSNSFAFITVLDQEDVQRLAQGFGQLALGKQPEVTICSCKDYLQRLHTDT, encoded by the coding sequence ATGAGTCAATCTGCAACAAGCTGCTTTGTGGTGACTTTTCGCTATCAGGAAGAAGGATTGACCGACCTGGCGAAGCTGACCGGGCAATTGACGCGGGAGGGTTTTGTCACGTCGGTGACAGACGAGAATGGCGTTCACCACGAACTCGGCAGCAACAGTTTTGCGTTTATAACCGTGCTGGATCAAGAGGATGTACAGCGGCTGGCGCAGGGGTTCGGGCAGTTGGCCTTGGGAAAACAGCCTGAGGTGACTATATGCAGCTGTAAGGACTACCTTCAGCGGTTACATACTGATACATAA
- a CDS encoding ABC transporter substrate-binding protein — protein MHRRITLSALVCAAVLSAPAMATTYPLTLTDTSGQTLTLQQEPKRIVVQDGRDILTLALLDRANPFDRLVAWNNLLKKSDAATWDILQSKWPAAKNIIDMGFSDKGEVNLESVIAKRPDLMIAQLRSKPSLSQTGVLDKLKALNVPVLFIDTMLKPVENTPKSVTLLGETLNRESEAKQYTDYYQQHYQAILAKTQAVEPKPLVFFEAKAGLNGLESCCYTHAHVGWGALVEAVGARNIGSALLPGATGDVALEKVISMKPDAYIVSGSQWASKTNAAVPFGYGVTQQQVDEAFNRMKQRPGFAQVSAVKEGRFYGIYHNFYNHPYNIVGLEYLAKFIYPAQFPDLDPAKTYSEILSRFTEVPEGKGILGAQAPAGK, from the coding sequence GTGCACCGTCGAATTACTCTGTCGGCGCTGGTTTGCGCCGCCGTGCTTTCCGCCCCGGCGATGGCCACTACCTATCCGCTGACCCTGACCGACACTTCCGGCCAGACGCTCACCCTCCAGCAAGAGCCAAAACGCATCGTGGTGCAGGACGGGCGCGATATTCTCACGCTGGCGCTGCTCGATCGCGCCAACCCGTTCGATCGGCTGGTGGCCTGGAACAACCTGTTGAAGAAAAGCGATGCGGCGACCTGGGACATCTTGCAAAGCAAATGGCCGGCGGCGAAAAACATCATCGATATGGGGTTCAGCGACAAGGGCGAAGTCAATCTGGAAAGCGTGATCGCCAAACGCCCCGATCTGATGATCGCCCAGCTGCGTTCCAAACCTTCGCTGAGCCAAACCGGCGTGCTGGATAAGCTGAAGGCGTTGAACGTGCCGGTGTTGTTTATCGACACCATGCTCAAGCCGGTGGAAAACACGCCGAAAAGCGTGACGCTGCTGGGGGAAACCCTCAACCGCGAAAGCGAAGCCAAGCAATATACCGATTATTATCAGCAGCACTATCAGGCCATTCTGGCCAAGACGCAGGCGGTGGAACCCAAGCCGCTGGTGTTCTTTGAAGCCAAGGCCGGCCTGAACGGGCTGGAGTCCTGCTGCTATACCCACGCCCACGTTGGCTGGGGTGCGTTGGTGGAGGCGGTCGGCGCGCGCAATATCGGCTCTGCGCTGCTGCCGGGCGCCACCGGCGACGTGGCGCTGGAAAAAGTGATCAGCATGAAGCCGGACGCCTACATCGTTTCCGGTTCACAGTGGGCCAGCAAGACCAACGCCGCGGTGCCGTTTGGCTACGGCGTGACGCAGCAGCAGGTGGATGAGGCTTTCAACCGCATGAAGCAGCGCCCGGGGTTCGCTCAGGTGTCGGCGGTGAAGGAAGGGCGGTTCTACGGCATCTACCATAACTTCTACAACCACCCGTACAACATCGTTGGGCTGGAGTATCTGGCGAAGTTTATCTATCCGGCGCAGTTCCCGGATCTGGATCCGGCCAAGACCTACAGCGAGATCCTCAGCCGCTTTACCGAAGTGCCGGAAGGCAAGGGCATTTTGGGCGCGCAGGCGCCGGCGGGGAAATAA
- a CDS encoding MarC family NAAT transporter, translated as MTGILQLFQAIGLGLVLLLPLANPLTTVALLLGLSGNMTREERNQQSLMASVYVFCIMTVAFYAGQVVMNTFGISIPGLRIAGGLIVAFIGFRMLFPQQSPEEAPEVESKSHELRHKTSANIAFVPLAMPSTAGPGTIAMIISSASSVKANTLGFEPWVLAVAPVAIFLTVAVILWGCLLSSGAIMRLVGKSGIEAISRLMGFLLVCMGVQFIINGVLEIISTYTPAA; from the coding sequence ATGACGGGTATTTTGCAGTTATTCCAGGCCATCGGACTGGGTTTGGTGCTGCTGCTGCCGCTGGCCAACCCGCTGACCACGGTGGCGTTGCTGCTCGGGTTGTCCGGCAATATGACGCGCGAAGAGCGCAATCAGCAGTCGCTGATGGCCTCGGTTTATGTGTTCTGCATCATGACGGTGGCGTTTTACGCCGGGCAGGTGGTGATGAACACCTTCGGCATTTCGATCCCCGGCCTGCGTATCGCCGGCGGGCTGATCGTCGCCTTCATCGGTTTTCGCATGCTGTTCCCCCAGCAGAGCCCTGAAGAGGCACCGGAGGTAGAGAGCAAGTCGCACGAGCTGCGCCATAAGACGTCGGCCAACATCGCCTTCGTGCCGTTGGCCATGCCGAGCACCGCCGGGCCGGGTACCATCGCGATGATCATCAGCTCGGCGTCGAGCGTCAAAGCGAACACGCTGGGTTTTGAACCCTGGGTACTGGCCGTGGCGCCGGTCGCCATCTTCCTGACGGTCGCGGTGATCCTGTGGGGCTGCCTGCTCAGTTCCGGCGCCATCATGCGCTTGGTGGGGAAAAGCGGCATCGAGGCGATCTCCCGCCTGATGGGCTTCCTGCTGGTGTGCATGGGCGTGCAGTTCATTATCAACGGCGTACTGGAGATTATCTCCACCTATACGCCGGCCGCCTGA
- a CDS encoding serine/threonine protein kinase, protein MSTISPDSGTLTAAQPAKWNKTDTVWMFGLYATAVGAGTLFLPINAGLNGPLVLLLMALFAFPLTYLPHRALSRFVLSGSSRDGNIHDVVVEHFGVLAGKIIMMLYLMAFFPIVLVYSISITNALDSFLIHQFHVAPLPRIWLSLAVVVVLNLVLLRGKDSIVAAMGMLVFPLLVFLMGISLYLMPSWNTANFVNGLAATRFDTPGLWHSLWLAVPVMVFSFSHAPIISSFASTQKSLYGDKAERRCARIMRYSYVLICVTVLFFVFSCVLSLSHEDMQQAKDQNITVLTTLANKFSNPLIAYLGPVMAMLAMAKSYLGTSLGVTEGATSLIDGVTRAVGKPLSSRMTHRISAVSLFLLTWAATVWNPSALHIIETISGPLIAAILFILPMYAVRAVPAMRKYRAASNVFVLVMGLIALSALIYGLV, encoded by the coding sequence ATGAGTACGATTTCTCCCGATTCAGGCACGCTGACGGCCGCTCAGCCAGCCAAATGGAACAAAACCGACACCGTCTGGATGTTCGGCCTTTATGCCACCGCGGTGGGTGCCGGCACGCTGTTCTTGCCGATCAACGCCGGTTTGAACGGCCCGCTGGTGCTGCTGTTGATGGCGCTGTTCGCTTTCCCGCTGACCTATTTGCCGCACCGCGCGCTCAGCCGCTTCGTGCTGTCCGGCTCCAGCCGCGACGGCAATATTCACGATGTGGTGGTGGAACACTTCGGCGTGCTGGCCGGCAAAATCATCATGATGCTGTATCTGATGGCGTTCTTCCCGATCGTGCTGGTGTACAGCATTTCGATCACCAACGCGCTGGACAGCTTCCTGATCCATCAGTTCCACGTGGCGCCGCTGCCGCGCATCTGGCTGAGTCTGGCGGTAGTGGTGGTGCTCAATCTGGTGCTGCTGCGCGGCAAAGACAGCATCGTGGCGGCGATGGGCATGCTGGTGTTCCCGCTGTTGGTGTTCCTGATGGGCATTTCGCTGTACCTGATGCCGAGCTGGAATACCGCCAACTTCGTTAATGGCCTGGCCGCCACCCGCTTCGACACGCCGGGGCTGTGGCATTCGCTGTGGCTGGCGGTGCCGGTGATGGTGTTCTCCTTCAGCCATGCGCCGATCATCTCTTCCTTCGCCTCGACGCAGAAGAGCCTGTATGGCGATAAGGCGGAACGCCGCTGCGCGCGCATCATGCGCTACAGCTATGTGCTGATCTGCGTCACCGTGCTGTTTTTCGTGTTCAGCTGCGTGCTGAGCCTGTCCCATGAAGACATGCAGCAGGCGAAAGACCAGAACATCACGGTGCTGACCACGCTGGCCAACAAATTCTCCAACCCGCTGATCGCCTATCTCGGCCCGGTAATGGCGATGTTGGCAATGGCCAAATCCTATCTCGGCACCTCGCTGGGGGTGACGGAAGGGGCGACCAGCCTGATCGACGGCGTCACGCGCGCGGTCGGCAAACCGCTCAGTTCGCGTATGACGCACCGCATCTCGGCGGTGTCGCTGTTCCTGCTCACCTGGGCGGCGACGGTGTGGAACCCCAGCGCGCTGCACATCATTGAAACCATCAGCGGCCCGCTGATTGCCGCCATCCTGTTCATTCTGCCGATGTACGCGGTGCGCGCGGTGCCGGCAATGCGTAAATACCGAGCGGCGAGCAACGTATTCGTACTGGTGATGGGCCTGATTGCGCTGTCGGCGCTGATCTACGGCCTGGTGTGA
- a CDS encoding GMC family oxidoreductase translates to MATVMKKVDAVIVGFGWVGAIMAKELTEAGLNVVALERGPMRDTYPDGSYPQVIDELTYNIRRKLFQDLSKSTVTIRHNSSQTAVPYRQLAAFLPGTGVGGAGLHWSGVHFRVDPIELRMRSHYEERYGKNFIPKDMTIQDFGVTYDELEPFFDKAEKVFGTSGTAWTIKGQKVAQKGGNRFAADRSSDFPLPAQKNTYSAQLFEKAALEVGYHPYNLPSANTSDSYTNPYGAQMGPCNFCGFCSGYACYMYSKASPNVNILPALRMEKRFELRTNANVLKVNLTDDKSRATGVNYVDAQGREIEQPADLVILGAFQFHNVHLMLLSGIGKPYDPVTGEGVVGRNFAYQNMTTIKAFFDKDVFTNPFIGAGGNGVGVDDFNADNFDHAKEGFVGGSPFWVNQAGTKPISGLPTPPGTPAWGSKWKAAVADAYTHHVSMDAHGAHQSYRNNYLDLDPNYKNVFGQPLLRMTFDWQENDIKMAQFMYDKMAPIAKAMNPKLIAGSPKNANSHFDTTSYQTTHMNGGAVMGEDPKTSAVNRYLQSWDVHNVFSIGASAFPQGLGYNPTGTVAALAYWSARAIREQYLKNPGPLVQA, encoded by the coding sequence ATGGCAACGGTAATGAAAAAAGTAGATGCGGTGATCGTCGGCTTCGGCTGGGTGGGCGCGATCATGGCCAAAGAGCTGACCGAGGCCGGCCTCAACGTGGTGGCGCTGGAGCGCGGCCCGATGCGCGACACCTATCCGGACGGGTCTTATCCGCAGGTGATCGATGAGCTGACCTATAACATCCGCCGCAAGCTGTTCCAGGATCTGTCGAAAAGCACCGTCACCATTCGTCACAACAGCAGCCAGACCGCGGTGCCTTACCGTCAGTTGGCGGCGTTCCTGCCGGGCACCGGCGTCGGCGGCGCCGGCCTGCACTGGTCGGGCGTGCATTTCCGCGTCGATCCGATCGAACTGCGCATGCGCAGCCACTATGAAGAGCGCTACGGCAAAAACTTCATTCCGAAGGACATGACCATCCAGGACTTCGGCGTGACCTACGACGAGCTGGAACCGTTCTTCGACAAAGCGGAGAAAGTGTTCGGCACCTCCGGCACCGCCTGGACCATCAAAGGGCAGAAAGTGGCGCAGAAGGGCGGCAACCGCTTTGCTGCAGATCGCTCCAGCGACTTCCCGCTGCCGGCGCAGAAAAATACCTACTCCGCCCAGCTGTTCGAGAAAGCGGCGCTGGAGGTGGGTTACCACCCTTACAACCTGCCGTCCGCCAACACCTCGGACTCTTACACCAACCCGTACGGCGCGCAGATGGGCCCGTGCAACTTCTGTGGTTTCTGCAGCGGCTACGCCTGCTACATGTATTCCAAAGCTTCGCCGAACGTCAACATTCTGCCGGCGCTGCGCATGGAAAAACGCTTCGAGCTGCGCACCAACGCCAACGTGCTGAAGGTCAACCTGACCGACGACAAGTCCCGCGCTACCGGCGTGAACTACGTCGATGCGCAGGGCCGCGAGATTGAACAGCCAGCCGATCTGGTGATCCTGGGCGCGTTCCAGTTCCACAACGTGCACCTGATGCTGCTGTCCGGCATCGGCAAGCCTTACGATCCGGTGACCGGCGAAGGCGTGGTCGGGCGCAACTTCGCCTACCAGAACATGACCACCATCAAGGCGTTCTTCGATAAAGACGTGTTTACCAACCCGTTCATCGGCGCCGGCGGCAACGGCGTGGGCGTGGACGACTTCAACGCCGATAACTTCGACCACGCTAAAGAAGGCTTCGTCGGCGGTTCGCCGTTCTGGGTCAACCAGGCGGGCACCAAGCCGATCTCCGGCCTGCCGACCCCGCCGGGCACCCCAGCCTGGGGCAGCAAGTGGAAAGCGGCGGTGGCGGATGCCTACACCCACCACGTTTCGATGGACGCCCACGGCGCACACCAGTCGTACCGCAACAACTATCTGGATCTCGATCCCAACTACAAGAACGTCTTTGGCCAGCCGCTGCTGCGCATGACGTTCGACTGGCAGGAAAACGATATCAAGATGGCGCAGTTCATGTACGACAAGATGGCGCCGATTGCCAAGGCGATGAACCCGAAACTGATCGCCGGCAGCCCGAAAAACGCCAACAGCCACTTCGATACCACCAGCTACCAGACCACCCACATGAACGGCGGCGCGGTAATGGGGGAAGATCCGAAGACCAGCGCGGTCAACCGCTATCTGCAGAGCTGGGACGTGCACAACGTGTTCTCGATCGGTGCCTCGGCCTTCCCGCAGGGGCTGGGCTACAACCCGACCGGCACCGTGGCGGCGCTGGCTTACTGGTCTGCCCGCGCTATTCGCGAGCAGTATCTGAAAAACCCAGGCCCATTGGTGCAGGCATAA
- a CDS encoding transglycosylase SLT domain-containing protein, protein MKTKIGCLTAILLLSGCAKDPQTASNISGSGTTRGGWLKPPPQAPVNRTGTPVVYNDYIRQAASNYGVDETLIKAIIQVESGFNPNVVSTSNAVGLMQLKASTAGRDAYRMKGRSGQPSSRELKDPAVNIDLGTAYINILQSQQLAGINNPQTLRYATIVSYVNGAGAMLRTFSSDKRVAVNRINQMSPDEFYQHIQKKHPAPQAPRYLWKVTTAYQAMSP, encoded by the coding sequence GTGAAAACAAAAATAGGTTGCCTTACGGCAATTTTACTTTTGTCGGGGTGCGCCAAAGACCCGCAAACGGCAAGCAATATTTCAGGCAGTGGCACAACACGCGGCGGTTGGTTAAAACCCCCTCCGCAGGCACCGGTAAACCGCACAGGCACGCCGGTTGTTTATAACGATTACATTCGTCAGGCCGCCAGCAACTATGGCGTCGACGAAACGCTGATTAAAGCGATTATTCAGGTGGAGTCCGGGTTTAACCCGAACGTGGTCAGCACCTCGAACGCAGTGGGATTGATGCAGCTTAAGGCTTCTACCGCCGGCCGCGACGCCTATCGCATGAAAGGACGAAGCGGGCAACCCAGCTCGCGAGAGCTGAAGGATCCGGCGGTCAATATTGATCTGGGAACGGCCTATATCAATATTCTTCAAAGCCAGCAGCTAGCCGGGATCAACAACCCACAGACTTTGCGTTATGCCACCATCGTTTCGTACGTGAACGGGGCGGGCGCCATGTTGCGCACCTTCTCCTCGGACAAGCGCGTGGCGGTCAATCGCATCAATCAGATGAGCCCGGATGAGTTTTATCAGCACATCCAGAAAAAGCACCCGGCACCGCAGGCGCCGCGCTATTTGTGGAAGGTGACCACCGCCTACCAGGCGATGTCGCCGTAG
- a CDS encoding gluconate 2-dehydrogenase subunit 3 family protein, whose translation MSNHKTNNSRRDFLLKSMTLIPAAVIGGSGVGALTAPTPAVAASNTTTQNDYQPTFFTPEEWAFIKAAVARLIPADERGPGALEAGVPEFIDRQMNTPYATGSIWYMQGPFNPDVPKEMGYQLPLVPKQIYNLGISDADAYSKKTAGKPFAELDGAQQDAMLQKFESGEAEFQQLPSKLFFSYLLQNTREGFFSDPIHGGNKDMVGWKLINFPGARADFMDWVERGERYPFPPVSIRGERG comes from the coding sequence ATGTCGAACCATAAAACCAACAATTCGCGGCGCGATTTCTTGTTGAAATCGATGACCTTAATTCCTGCGGCGGTAATTGGTGGCAGCGGCGTTGGCGCGCTGACGGCACCGACACCGGCGGTCGCGGCCTCGAACACCACAACGCAGAACGATTACCAACCGACCTTTTTCACCCCGGAAGAGTGGGCCTTCATCAAGGCCGCCGTTGCGCGCCTGATCCCGGCCGACGAACGCGGCCCCGGCGCACTGGAAGCCGGCGTGCCGGAGTTTATCGATCGCCAGATGAATACCCCGTACGCCACCGGCTCCATCTGGTACATGCAGGGGCCGTTCAACCCCGATGTGCCGAAGGAGATGGGCTATCAGCTGCCGCTGGTGCCCAAGCAAATCTACAACCTCGGCATCAGTGACGCCGACGCCTACAGCAAGAAAACCGCCGGCAAGCCTTTCGCCGAACTGGATGGCGCGCAGCAAGACGCCATGCTGCAAAAGTTCGAGTCCGGCGAGGCGGAGTTCCAGCAGCTGCCGTCGAAACTGTTCTTCTCCTATCTGCTGCAAAACACCCGCGAAGGTTTCTTCAGCGATCCTATCCATGGCGGCAACAAAGACATGGTGGGCTGGAAGCTGATTAATTTTCCGGGCGCGCGCGCCGATTTTATGGACTGGGTTGAGCGAGGGGAGCGTTATCCCTTCCCGCCGGTCTCGATTCGTGGGGAGAGGGGCTAA
- a CDS encoding metal ABC transporter substrate-binding protein, translated as MPLISCAFRRSRLPRAAALLRPFTLACLLLGAAMASPHALAEKKLRVVTTFTIIQDIAQNVAGDAAVVESITKPGAEIHDYQPTPRDIVKAQHADLILWNGMNLERWFQRFFENIKQVPAAVVTEGITPLPIREGPYNGNPNPHAWMSPSNALVYIENIRKALVEHDPAHAETYNRNAKAYAEKIGALDAPLRERLARIPAAQRWLVTSEGAFSYLAQDYQLKEVYLWPINADEQGSPQQVRRVIDAVRAHHIPVVFSESTISDKPAKQVAKETGAKYGGVLYVDSLSTRDGPVPTYIDLLNTTVQTIAKGFDQ; from the coding sequence ATGCCATTGATAAGTTGCGCTTTTCGCCGTAGTCGCCTTCCCCGCGCTGCCGCACTGTTACGCCCTTTCACGCTCGCCTGCCTGCTGCTCGGCGCCGCTATGGCCAGCCCACACGCGCTGGCGGAAAAGAAGCTGCGCGTGGTGACCACCTTTACCATCATTCAGGACATCGCCCAGAACGTGGCGGGTGACGCCGCCGTGGTAGAATCCATCACCAAACCGGGTGCCGAGATCCACGACTATCAACCTACCCCGCGCGACATCGTCAAGGCGCAGCACGCCGATCTGATCCTGTGGAACGGCATGAACCTGGAACGCTGGTTCCAGCGCTTCTTCGAGAACATCAAGCAGGTGCCGGCGGCGGTCGTGACCGAAGGCATCACCCCACTGCCGATCCGCGAAGGGCCGTATAACGGCAACCCGAACCCGCATGCCTGGATGTCGCCGAGCAACGCGCTGGTGTACATCGAGAACATCCGTAAGGCGCTGGTAGAGCACGATCCGGCCCATGCAGAAACCTACAACCGCAACGCCAAGGCCTACGCAGAGAAGATCGGCGCGCTGGACGCCCCGCTGCGCGAACGCCTGGCGCGCATTCCTGCCGCACAGCGTTGGCTGGTGACCAGCGAAGGCGCCTTCAGCTATCTGGCGCAGGACTACCAGCTGAAAGAAGTTTATCTTTGGCCGATCAACGCCGATGAGCAAGGCTCGCCGCAGCAGGTGCGCCGGGTGATCGACGCGGTGCGCGCCCACCATATTCCGGTGGTGTTCAGCGAGAGCACCATTTCCGACAAGCCGGCCAAGCAGGTGGCGAAAGAGACCGGCGCCAAATACGGCGGCGTGCTGTACGTGGATTCACTGTCCACCCGCGATGGCCCGGTGCCGACCTATATCGACCTGCTCAACACCACCGTGCAAACCATCGCCAAAGGATTCGATCAATGA
- a CDS encoding c-type cytochrome, with translation MKAFVPALVLSAVSFSVWAQDATVSSELIKRGEYLARAGDCVACHTDGKSGKTFAGGLAMETPIGTIYSTNITPDKKTGIGDYSFEDFDNAVRKGVAKNGSTLYPAMPYPSFALVKEEDMRAMYAYFMHGVQPVEQANKDSDIPWPLSMRWPLSIWRGMFAPSPADFVADAKADPVIERGRYLVEGLGHCGACHTPRSITMQEKALSNSESDDYLSGSNAPIDGWVASSLRSDRKDGLGSWSEAELTEFLKTGRNDKAIVFGGMSDVVEHSLQYLSDDDLTAIARYLKSLPPKDGKQQAAPVEDSVAKDLWRGDDSKPGAALYVDNCAACHRTDGVGYKRAFPSLKGNPVVQTEDATSLIHIVLTGNTTPAVQGAVSNITMPPFGWRLNDQQVADVVNFIRTSWGNSAKPVSASDVADVRKDRSMIRDEKEMGSAEVPDHPDAKK, from the coding sequence ATGAAAGCATTTGTACCGGCACTGGTTCTCAGTGCAGTGAGTTTTTCCGTTTGGGCGCAGGACGCCACCGTCAGCAGCGAGCTTATCAAGCGCGGTGAATACCTGGCGCGCGCCGGCGACTGCGTGGCCTGCCACACCGACGGCAAGAGCGGCAAAACCTTCGCCGGCGGTCTGGCGATGGAGACGCCGATCGGCACCATCTACTCCACCAACATCACGCCGGACAAGAAAACCGGCATCGGCGATTACAGCTTCGAGGATTTCGACAACGCGGTGCGTAAGGGCGTAGCCAAAAACGGCAGCACCCTGTACCCAGCGATGCCGTACCCGTCGTTCGCGCTGGTGAAAGAGGAAGACATGCGCGCCATGTATGCCTATTTCATGCACGGCGTGCAGCCGGTGGAGCAGGCCAACAAGGATTCCGACATCCCGTGGCCGCTGTCGATGCGCTGGCCGCTGAGCATCTGGCGCGGCATGTTTGCGCCGTCGCCGGCGGACTTCGTGGCTGACGCCAAAGCCGATCCGGTGATTGAACGCGGTCGTTATCTGGTGGAAGGCCTGGGCCACTGCGGCGCTTGCCATACCCCGCGCAGCATCACCATGCAGGAAAAAGCGTTGAGCAACAGCGAAAGCGACGACTATCTGTCCGGCAGCAACGCGCCGATCGACGGCTGGGTGGCTTCCAGCTTGCGCAGCGACCGTAAGGATGGCCTGGGCAGCTGGAGCGAAGCCGAGCTGACCGAGTTCCTGAAAACCGGCCGTAACGACAAGGCGATCGTGTTTGGCGGCATGAGCGACGTGGTGGAGCACAGCCTGCAATACCTGAGCGACGACGATCTGACCGCCATCGCACGCTACCTGAAATCGCTTCCGCCGAAAGACGGCAAACAGCAGGCGGCGCCGGTCGAAGACAGCGTGGCCAAGGATCTGTGGCGCGGCGACGACAGCAAGCCCGGCGCGGCGCTGTATGTCGATAACTGCGCGGCCTGCCACCGCACCGACGGCGTGGGCTACAAGCGCGCCTTCCCGTCGCTGAAGGGCAACCCGGTGGTGCAGACCGAGGACGCGACCTCGCTGATCCACATCGTGCTGACCGGCAACACTACGCCGGCGGTGCAGGGGGCGGTGTCCAACATCACCATGCCGCCGTTCGGCTGGCGTTTGAACGATCAGCAGGTGGCGGACGTGGTGAACTTCATCCGTACCAGCTGGGGCAACAGCGCCAAACCGGTGAGCGCCTCCGACGTGGCCGACGTGCGTAAAGACCGCTCGATGATCCGCGACGAGAAGGAGATGGGCAGCGCCGAGGTGCCGGACCATCCGGACGCGAAGAAGTAA